Genomic DNA from Vespula vulgaris chromosome 5, iyVesVulg1.1, whole genome shotgun sequence:
GATCGTTGATCAATATGGAAagtgaaggagaagaaaaagtaaaagttgtaattttttcgataattgGTGTGTTGttacgaaggagaaaaaaaaataacacgtGGCAACGTTTGgtatatttctttatgattAATTCGAAAAGTAAGCCTGCCGTacgatacgattttttttttttttttaacgatttattgtcatttataaatatattatatctttatagtGGAGACGTATTTGAGTCCGGTGGAAACACATTGCATGAACATCGATTACTTCATCCCCGACGAAGAAAACCAAACGAGGGACTTCTCCGACGACGCAATGGCACGATTACGTACGTATGATGCAATTAATGTCTTGGTTAGATGTTTACggcaataattttattgtatagtAAGACTTGCAATATATGATCGATGATTCGATCGATGACTAAATGTCCATAATTATGTTTTACGTATAGcaacgtatatgtatttatttcgatatcgaAACACTAATTGTTTTCtccatttgttttttctatgattttaaatttctttttttcttttattgcttcttatttcttatttccttttttttttctacagacATGGGAAGATCCGTGATCGCTCTCTTTATGGTAGGCTTCCTAGCGATATTTTCTGCCTTTTGGACAGGAGTAGTTGGTTGTTGGCGAAGATCACCGGGAAACATTACAGCAACCGCCATTTTGATGCTATTCGCTTGTTAGTATCCTTACTTTTCTTCGTAATTACGTTTTGTTTCTTGTACGTTCTCTCACATAAATTTGTAGGAAGAGaactgaagaaaaaaagagagagaaagagagagaaaaattaaaagttgtGACGTTCGTTTAGGTTTACTAAGTGCCGGAGGCATGGGACTTTGGCATGGCGTAGAGTATtatgagaaggaaaagatCGTTGGCGAGGAATACTACCAACAATGGAGCAACGTAAGTAATTACTTAGTTACGtagtttttcttccttcgtttctttttttcatttattttttattttttaactttgtttttattacatcGATGAGAAAACTCGATCGTAGGTTCTGTTCCTggaataaaattaacgaaGTCTCTTAGATAACCATCGGACATTCACTTTTTCAGTGCTAGCTACGATCTCATCGTTGCAACTACGTACTTGTCATTGAAGCTTTTCACTTAATTTTATAGATTAGAATCGTTCAGAAGAAAGCTGACGCCGGAAGAGACAAATGGTCTAACGAACATTAATATTCGAAGAGatgatccttttttctttcttttcttcttttcttgcagCGTATTGTTGATCCTTGAAAAAGATAAGACTGCTCGTgatttatcgaagaagaattgCATGGGACCAGGATTATCAACGCAAACAGGAGTGAACAGTAGAAATTTAAGAAGACATTTGCTCGTAGGTTCTAAAGGATAACACAGCGCAATGGTACGACTGGTCGTTTTACATGGCCTGGCTAGGAGTGGCAATGTGTTTAGGCACGATGACACTATTTCTGATCGCGGCATCCTGCTTAAGAAAGGAACGTGCTCGCGAGCAGACCCAGAATGTTCAGTACATCATGCCAGGTGAAACGATGTCCGAGAAACGGACCTGACTAACTTTTcccgtcttcttttttttttgaacgcgGTTCTAGGTCCTGAAGGACAACTCACTAATCTCGTACGACTGGTCGTACGTGGTCGCTTGGGTCGGCGTCGGTTGGTCGTTAATCAGCGCGATCTTGTTTAGCGCTGCGGCGATTTGCTTGAGGGGCGAGAGAATGCGCGAGGAGGCGATGAACATGCAGTATCTCATGCCTGGTACATATTTAACACAAACCCCTTTTGCTTTTGCAAAGGACACACTGTGCGCACAgatgtttgtttttttgtttttgtttttggttttcttcttcttcttcttctttttttttttaatcaataaaattacaagGCAATGTGTGCTCATTAATAATATGGAATAATTACATTCTATTTAAACTTTCAAGATTTGTATTATGTGCATGAGCGTAATCTTGGCACGTTTATGACGACTAATACCAACAATATTATTCTCATTGTAAATAGCGATTAACAACGATGTCTTTCTCAACGTTAATGATGATTCATTTGTAacattattcaattattagcATTAGGTTTTTGAAACGTTATTGTTCCGAACGTTGCCGCATGAATAAACATTCATCCATTGCGCTCAGTATGTTCTACTAACTATAATCATTGATCCGTCGAATGAAAACAAAGATCGTATCTTATGAGCCGAAATGACTGACCCATTAAAAACTAATGCGAATCGTTACGATGAACAAAATTAGGACATAGTTCATTtacaatcaaataataataataataataataataataataataataataataataataataataataataataataataataataatagtttaatAATATAGAGAATCATTAGCGGTAACACATCGTGCatcaaataattgataattaggGTAATGCATCGAATTAACGTTAAGGCGATGGgctataatatttgtataaataaacaaaagaaacaaaaacagaaaaagagaaaagagaagaaacaattcGGCATTAATAGTATTCacataaatatcaaaaaatataaataattcatttcgttTAACTCCTCTAACCAAATCATAACGAATTGTATATAAACTTTTAGATCCCCTTTCTCTTCGGATCGTTTGTAACAGTAGAAAACTAGTCTCTCATGgatgataaatttaatgttCGCTGACTCGTTGAAAATTTGATCCGATCGTAGATCCAGAGAATTCTATGGAATCATTTTATGTCGGTCATGTATCAATGTCATTCGGCGAAAACGCGACGTTCGACGTTCGTGTCCGCGAAACTTTTACTTTTCCATTCCACGCTCTGTTTACATCGTGGATCAAAGTGATTTTGTCACGGTCTGATCTTCGAACGggagaaagatcgaaatacTTTGATCGgataattcgatttttatgatCGCATttgtgatatttatattttattaagctTAGTTTTAATAAGATCGATATTCATGGATTCGTTCGACTAATCGTACTTTTTCTAACGCGCTACTAAAAATGAAACGTTCATTGTAAAAAGAACGACTTGCAAATAACATagatacaaacatacattcaTAGACGGTCGAAAGCGACACACTTGCCTAATTCGATGACCCACGATAAACGTACTTACTTATACGTTGTCGCCTTTTACCGTAAAGAATTTCCGCATTTACGAATGCGGAGAGACCCGTTTAGCCTCGTCGTTCGATGTTCGTTAACgtttacatacataccttTGTTACTTTGGAAAggaaaatgtataaatgaaaGGTATATTTGTTTCGTTAAGATTTGAATTTACTTATCGGCCAATACAACGTGAGtcataagataaataaacgaacgtgaaaaaaaagaagtagaatgacgcgatatattattactaatttcttcgatttaaaccatcgaacgaaaaagaagtcttaacgaatttcttttctctgtaatTTCAGTGTATCCTCAGAAACAGCAGTACGCGTATGCAGGTTATCCAGCACCAGCAGCGTATCCAGGACCGTATTATCATGGATCGCAGTACGGACCAtacaattattgaaattttcaaaactcATCGAAGATCATTTGAAGTGGGATGAATTTTTAGATTCCATTGATTTTGATGTATGCCAGGGGCATACATTCATCGTATATAATCAGTCAATCAATCAGTCGATCaattaatcaatcaatcaatcaatctctctctctctctcttcctccaaAATGgcggaggaaagaagaagaatcgaagGACTTACGAACATGACTCAAGAAAAATCGAGTCCGACGAgcgagattaaaaagaaagaacgaacaaatcgaaaaaaaagaaaagaaaagaagcaaacaaaacaaaacgaaacgaaacaagaaATACTAAGTGCCGTCCTGTGCCTCGTTTTCTAGAACTCGAATAATCGAGTTGTACGAACGTTTTCTAAGGTCGTTCGCGTGGCTGACTTCCGGTGTGCGATGCATAATCCTCTTCGGAAGATGCCCCTTTCGAGCTATGATACGCtccgtttccttttttaacgcaaaaacaaaaagtagcACGAAGGAAAAGTTTACATGGCACGATGCTCTCTTGCGAGGTCGTTCGATCGCCTAACATTTTCTGTACTTATCGTTAGTTAGGAATGAGGTGatttcataatttctttttcctcatctctttttttatctttatctttatctttatctttccaaGATAATGTCGCAACTGTACGATCTTTAtgctctatatatatatatatatctttttttgtaaattattatttaaaaacgtaCCGCGATTCCATTTCGAAGATCGTAGTTTTGGAGGTTAGGTTTCACTTTCGTCGTTTTCCCTCCAaggatatgtatatttacgtatttacgtatgctctacatacgtatgtatgtttgaAAAGAACATACATATTAGTTATTGGTTTGAAATGATTTGTTAAACatagattttctttcattcattcttacGAGAATCAATGAACCGACtgaatttcattcgaattgCATAAATAAGATGGAAATCTATCGTTTGTTGCATTTTTATTCAGACAAGGAGGGATCATTTTCGATCGTCACTCATTCGcgagactctctctctttctctctctctctttttctctctctgtctctctctctctctctctctatctatcgtCTAGTTATTttgatacatagatatgtaagATTTTTCATTCGAGATAGGCAAATCACGTATTTAAGTAAAACCATTAACAATACTTTGAATCactattgaaaaaattactaTTCTGATTATTTCTGTCTTTGATATCGATTTATAGGCCTTTATTTAGATTCGAGATTGTAAATCTAAATTAGGTCTAAAATAAAAGACGTGGTGCTCCAACATAAAGAAGAGTGATTTTTTCGTGTAAtacgtttatcttttttttttattttttttttcttgcaatttATGCTTTACCTATCCTCTCGCTCACCACGATGGTACCTTAATGTAAGGCgttattgaataaaaagaaacaaaagaagtaATCTATTTAGCATACATTTATAATGTGAATAAatggacgaaagaaaagtatttcctttttgcatttacatgtatatataatatgtgtatatgtgtatgtgcatatatatatatatatatcatataccatatatcgtatatcgtatatcgctcatatatatgtatatgtgtgtgtatatgtatatatacatgtatatatacatgtatataatatatatatgtatatgttgtgtgtgtgtgtgtgtgtcatcTACGATAGTTTATTACCAGGagtaaaaatagtataaatgatttgatatttataactCGAGTGACATTACGTAATATGTATAAtgatttatctctttttttttataaattttacaatagtATAACGAAAGAATATTTACGAAATAGTACGATCTGTTTTTCCCCTTtcctatatcttttttattataaatatgcacgtatattcgttttttgggtacgtgtatatacgatatgtatatatgtatatatgcaacaTCTAATCTAACACATTCTAATAAATCAAGTGTAATATATAGTTTActactattttaatattagGATCCTTCGGCAGATGATCATCATCGTAAATGGAAAATCAAATTTACAGAGATCAAAGAAAGTATTATGaaaagcaaattttttttgtaaaaatatatttctcgatttaaattttttattgcaaaaGATTCCATTCAATCATGATCATAACCTTTTTGAATTTCTCGCGTTACGGTACCAAACTTTCAATGAGATCGATTGACTCGCCATCTACAGGCAAAATTGTACTATTAcggtacgtatatgtacatatatatatatttttgtttcattatgTTACGTTAGATCAAAATTAGAAGGCAATCGTATTAGCATCACgtttaaaagtgaaaaagtattctaattaatttattcattactcgttaaagatttttaattatttagaattatcatcgtcattttTTACTCTACTTTCTTGCTtgttttatatcaataatacaGTGATACTTTCatatagttattatttattaaaatataagttCTATTACAAGATCGATATACGATTAAACTAACAAAAAtgtcatttataatattttcaagacAACCATAATTACATAACcatgattattctttttttagtttatcCAGCATTGAATCATAAGGTTTATCTTTCATTGCATTGTTCGAAGAATCGTAAAATATGATACTGATTTATTAACGACCTTCagtttaaaaatgaaacgtagtaaacatatttatcgaatttatatatatatatatatatatatatatatatatatataatgttatatatatacatatgttgtataaaataaaattaaaaaaattatatatatatatataattaacagtgtataaatatatcatatataagtACTTACCGCGGCAAAACATTCGAAACATAAGACGAGCAGTTTACCAGCCGTGAGTTTTGAAGTCTCCAaagtttttattaacattattccAATCAACTTCTTTGATTTCACCGAGGTTCTATACCAAGCAGCTTTGCATCTATTTATGTTACCtgcgatttaatatttttcttttctctctttttttttttcttagaaaaatcattaaactccaaagaaagtatataaacTTACATAGATTCGTGTATTAGAGCACTATGATCTATTAGTTGCTGTGCTTGCCAACATTCGAAAAACAGATGAAGAAGTTGAGCTAACGCTAATAGCATTAATCTAATAAATTCGAACATTTCATCAGCGTATAATACTATCtgtaaaagaataatttcattttagaattgATTAAAATTGTAATGTAATCTGtagattttaatatacatagtAAAATGATATACCTGTGTACCCGTAATGctcatattaatcatattgtAACCTaattgaaggaaaaaatacgTTGAATATATAGATTCGATACGATCGACGAAACTGCAACatcgacaattttttatattaaaaatattcaatattctagttataattataagaaatattactaCTCGATACTAActcgattatttctttatgttGACGAATGCAACTAATGATTCTCCAATAAGCTTTGTCATCTAAGTTAAGATCTGATTTTTCGTTCTCGGTATCTGCCATATGTTCTAAATGATATCTATTCcaatgttattataatttactcgaataaagagaaagagagagagagagagagagagagagagagagagagagagagagagagagagagagagagagagagagagagagagaaggaactatgttatgttatgtaaataataataattgtctaATCATA
This window encodes:
- the LOC127063995 gene encoding uncharacterized protein LOC127063995 isoform X3, with protein sequence MESEGEEKVKVVIFSIIGVLLRRRKKNNTWQRLVYFFMINSKMETYLSPVETHCMNIDYFIPDEENQTRDFSDDAMARLHMGRSVIALFMVGFLAIFSAFWTGVVGCWRRSPGNITATAILMLFACLLSAGGMGLWHGVEYYEKEKIVGEEYYQQWSNVLKDNSLISYDWSYVVAWVGVGWSLISAILFSAAAICLRGERMREEAMNMQYLMPVYPQKQQYAYAGYPAPAAYPGPYYHGSQYGPYNY
- the LOC127063995 gene encoding uncharacterized protein LOC127063995 isoform X5, which gives rise to MNAKYYYYTRTQGLFRICYPKERPPTVETYLSPVETHCMNIDYFIPDEENQTRDFSDDAMARLHMGRSVIALFMVGFLAIFSAFWTGVVGCWRRSPGNITATAILMLFACLLSAGGMGLWHGVEYYEKEKIVGEEYYQQWSNVLKDNSLISYDWSYVVAWVGVGWSLISAILFSAAAICLRGERMREEAMNMQYLMPVYPQKQQYAYAGYPAPAAYPGPYYHGSQYGPYNY
- the LOC127063995 gene encoding uncharacterized protein LOC127063995 isoform X1, giving the protein MPCSAVTLSLATITGIIATALLAIAFSTDNWLYTEVKRAQIQQYAGKHAEQSHLIDQMNAKYYYYTRTQGLFRICYPKERPPTVETYLSPVETHCMNIDYFIPDEENQTRDFSDDAMARLHMGRSVIALFMVGFLAIFSAFWTGVVGCWRRSPGNITATAILMLFACLLSAGGMGLWHGVEYYEKEKIVGEEYYQQWSNVLKDNTAQWYDWSFYMAWLGVAMCLGTMTLFLIAASCLRKERAREQTQNVQYIMPVYPQKQQYAYAGYPAPAAYPGPYYHGSQYGPYNY
- the LOC127063995 gene encoding uncharacterized protein LOC127063995 isoform X4, yielding MPCSAVTLSLATITGIIATALLAIAFSTDNWLYTEVKRAQIQQYAGKHAEQSHLIDQMNAKYYYYTRTQGLFRICYPKERPPTVETYLSPVETHCMNIDYFIPDEENQTRDFSDDAMARLHMGRSVIALFMVGFLAIFSAFWTGVVGCWRRSPGNITATAILMLFACLLSAGGMGLWHGVEYYEKEKIVGEEYYQQWSNCILRNSSTRMQVIQHQQRIQDRIIMDRSTDHTIIEIFKTHRRSFEVG
- the LOC127063995 gene encoding uncharacterized protein LOC127063995 isoform X2 translates to MPCSAVTLSLATITGIIATALLAIAFSTDNWLYTEVKRAQIQQYAGKHAEQSHLIDQMNAKYYYYTRTQGLFRICYPKERPPTVETYLSPVETHCMNIDYFIPDEENQTRDFSDDAMARLHMGRSVIALFMVGFLAIFSAFWTGVVGCWRRSPGNITATAILMLFACLLSAGGMGLWHGVEYYEKEKIVGEEYYQQWSNVLKDNSLISYDWSYVVAWVGVGWSLISAILFSAAAICLRGERMREEAMNMQYLMPVYPQKQQYAYAGYPAPAAYPGPYYHGSQYGPYNY
- the LOC127063875 gene encoding odorant receptor 83a-like; translation: MADTENEKSDLNLDDKAYWRIISCIRQHKEIIDFVDRIESIYSTYFFLQLGYNMINMSITGTQIVLYADEMFEFIRLMLLALAQLLHLFFECWQAQQLIDHSALIHESICKAAWYRTSVKSKKLIGIMLIKTLETSKLTAGKLLVLCFECFAAVVNKSVSYFTILRTMQ